A DNA window from Actinokineospora baliensis contains the following coding sequences:
- a CDS encoding diaminobutyrate--2-oxoglutarate transaminase family protein has translation MTDLIAQMTQPRVEGALPGPGSAAYLARQARTESNARSYPRGLPIAIERGEGSFVRDVDGNVFIDFLAGAGVLSLGHNHPELVRAMVEQLGSLTHALDFPTPAKDAFVEAQLSMLPPAMRERTRIHFCGPTGANAVDAAIKLCKTATGRGDIVSFQGGFHGASHAAMAVTGLVSQKQPVANGMPGVHFFPYSSCGHCPLGMRQDTCETNCATYFERSLRDPNGGLPKPAAVIMELVQGEGGVIPARPEFVRRVRAVTAELDIPLIVDEVQTGCGRTGTWFAFERYGITPDVVVASKALSGVGSPVAVIFYDERLDVWRPGAHTGTFRGNQLAFAAGTEAVRIVRRDNVLGNVVARGEQVADRLAVLAAHPLVREVRGLGLMWGVELTDAADGRSAAELAAAVRTDVLHHGLILELGGRDDRVVRLLPPLNVTPEVLDTACDILLAAIARLERG, from the coding sequence ATGACCGACCTGATCGCCCAGATGACCCAGCCGCGCGTCGAGGGTGCCCTGCCCGGACCGGGATCGGCGGCCTACCTGGCCCGCCAGGCGCGCACCGAGTCCAACGCGCGCAGCTACCCCAGGGGCCTGCCGATCGCCATCGAACGCGGCGAGGGCAGCTTCGTGCGCGACGTCGACGGCAACGTGTTCATCGACTTCCTCGCCGGGGCCGGGGTGCTCTCCCTCGGGCACAACCACCCCGAGCTGGTGCGGGCCATGGTCGAGCAGCTCGGCTCGCTCACCCACGCGCTGGACTTCCCGACCCCCGCCAAGGACGCCTTCGTCGAGGCGCAGCTGTCGATGCTGCCCCCGGCGATGCGCGAGCGCACCAGGATCCACTTCTGCGGACCCACGGGCGCCAACGCCGTCGACGCCGCGATCAAGCTGTGCAAGACCGCCACCGGGCGCGGCGACATCGTGTCCTTCCAGGGCGGCTTCCACGGCGCCAGCCACGCGGCGATGGCGGTCACCGGTCTGGTCTCGCAGAAGCAGCCGGTCGCCAACGGCATGCCGGGGGTGCACTTCTTCCCGTACTCCTCCTGCGGCCACTGCCCGCTCGGGATGCGCCAGGACACCTGCGAGACCAACTGCGCCACCTACTTCGAGCGCTCGCTGCGCGACCCCAACGGCGGCCTGCCCAAGCCAGCCGCGGTGATCATGGAGCTGGTGCAGGGCGAGGGCGGGGTCATCCCCGCGCGGCCCGAGTTCGTCCGCCGGGTCCGCGCGGTCACCGCCGAGCTGGACATCCCGCTGATCGTCGACGAGGTGCAGACCGGCTGCGGCCGCACCGGCACCTGGTTCGCCTTCGAGCGCTACGGCATCACCCCGGACGTGGTCGTGGCGTCCAAGGCGCTCAGCGGCGTCGGCTCCCCGGTCGCGGTGATCTTCTACGACGAGCGGCTCGACGTGTGGCGCCCCGGCGCGCACACCGGCACCTTCCGTGGCAACCAGCTCGCCTTCGCCGCCGGGACCGAGGCGGTGCGGATCGTGCGCCGCGACAACGTGCTCGGCAACGTCGTCGCCCGCGGTGAGCAGGTCGCCGACCGGCTCGCCGTGCTCGCCGCCCACCCGCTGGTGCGCGAGGTCCGCGGCCTCGGCCTGATGTGGGGCGTTGAGCTGACCGACGCCGCCGACGGCAGGAGCGCCGCCGAGTTGGCCGCCGCGGTGCGCACCGACGTGCTGCACCACGGCCTCATCCTCGAGCTCGGCGGCCGCGACGACCGCGTCGTGCGGCTGCTGCCGCCGCTCAACGTCACCCCCGAGGTCCTCGACACCGCCTGCGACATCCTGCTCGCGGCCATCGCCCGGTTGGAGCGCGGTTGA